In Phoenix dactylifera cultivar Barhee BC4 chromosome 11, palm_55x_up_171113_PBpolish2nd_filt_p, whole genome shotgun sequence, the following are encoded in one genomic region:
- the LOC103720271 gene encoding heterogeneous nuclear ribonucleoprotein Q-like isoform X1, giving the protein MPRTRASAAAAKPAEPVKPLELEQQVDLDEPEDMMEEKVEYEEVEEEVEEVEEEEEEVVEEEVEEEVEEEDPEEEEEENATANETDADASGGAGDAIKVDAMKDDERDEDESGKHAELLALPPHGSEVYVGGIPHDASEEDLRSFCESVGEVTEVRVMKGKDSSENKGYAFVTFRTKELATKAIEDLNNIEFKGKQVRCSTSQAKNRLFIGNIPRNWVEDDLRMAVMNVGPGVTTVDLMKDPQNSSRNRGFAFIEYYNHACAEYSRKKMSTPKFKLDSNAPTVSWADPRSGDPSSSSQVKAVYVKNLPKNVSQDQLKKLFEHHGEITKVVLPPAKSGQEKRFGFVHFKERSMAMKALKNTERYELDGDVLECSLAKPPADKKGETASNAQKGPLLPNYLPRMGYGVMGPYGALAPGFAQPMIYGRGQTPAGMAMVPMILPDGRLGYVLQQPGAAVTAPQQGGNRSASSSGGRKSNDNNRGRRFRPY; this is encoded by the exons ATGCCGAGGACAAGAGCAAGTGCTGCAGCTGCTAAGCCAGCTGAGCCTGTAAAGCCACTGGAGCTGGAACAGcaggttgatcttgatgaaccTGAGGATATGATGGAAGAAAAGGTTGAGTATGAAGAAGTTGAGGAGGAAGTTGAGGaagtggaagaggaagaagaggaagtggtagaggaggaggtggaggaggaagtGGAGGAAGAGGACcctgaagaggaggaagaagagaatgcAACTGCTAATGAAACTGATGCAGATGCTTCTGGTGGTGCTGGTGATGCTATAAAAGTTGATGCGATGAAAGATGATGAGAGGGATGAGGATGAAAGTGGAAAACATGCTGAACTCCTTGCACTTCCTCCTCATGGGTCTGAGGTTTATGTTGGTGGCATACCTCATGATGCATCAGAAGAAGATTTGAGAAGCTTCTGTGAGTCAGTAGGAGAGGTTACCGAG GTCAGGGTTATGAAAGGCAAGGATTCATCAGAGAATAAAGGTTATGCCTTCGTTACTTTCAGAACCAAAGAATTGGCTACAAAGGCTATTGAAGATCTGAATAATATTGAATTTAAG GGGAAGCAGGTAAGGTGCTCGACATCTCAAGCAAAAAATCGATTATTCATTGGTAACATTCCTAGAAACTGGGTGGAGGATGATTTGAGGATGGCTGTGATGAATGTTGGCCCAGGGGTCACTACTGTAGACCTGATGAAG GATCCACAAAATTCTAGCCGTAATCGTGGTTTTGCATTCATTGAGTACTACAACCATGCATGTGCGGAATATTCAAGAAAAAAGATGTCCACCCCAAAATTCAAGCTTGATTCCAATGCCCCTACAGTGAGCTGGGCTGACCCTAGGAGTGGGGATCCCTCTTCTAGTTCTCAG GTAAAGGCAGTTTATGTAAAGAATTTGCCAAAAAATGTCAGCCAAGATCAGTTGAAAAAGCTCTTTGAACACCATGGTGAAATTACAAAGGTGGTTCTGCCGCCTGCAAAGTCTGGACAGGAGAAGAGGTTTGGTTTTGTGCATTTTAAAGAGCGGTCAATGGCCATGAAGGCTCTTAAGAACACTGAAAGATATGAACTTGATG GTGATGTTCTTGAGTGCTCTCTAGCAAAGCCTCCAGCTGATAAGAAAGGTGAAACAGCGTCCAATGCTCAAAAAGGTCCTCTGTTGCCAAATTATCTTCCTCGCATGGGATACGGTGTAATGGGACCTTATGGTGCTTTAGCACCTGGTTTTGCACAG CCAATGATCTATGGAAGGGGGCAGACCCCTGCTGGCATGGCTATGGTGCCAATGATATTACCTGATGGGCGCCTTGGATATGTATT GCAACAACCCGGAGCAGCTGTAACCGCACCTCAGCAAGGTGGTAATCGGAGTGCCAGCTCCAGTGGGGGTCGGAAAAGCAACGACAATAACCGCGGGCGCAGGTTCCGCCCTTACTGA
- the LOC103720291 gene encoding uncharacterized protein LOC103720291 isoform X2 encodes MAQPLPSDKAEEASGVTRQRVVIVNKHGEKLVGVLHETGSKKLAILCHGFRASKDDKTLLNLSAALTRERISAFRFDFAGNGESEGVFQYGNYRREADDLRAVVLYWSEQKYEISAILGHSKGGNVVLLYASMYHDVPIVINLSGRFALDRGIEGRLGKEFMQRIKKDGFIDVKDRTGKVEYRVTEESLMDRLNTDMHASNLSIDQECRLGS; translated from the exons ATGGCGCAGCCGCTCCCCTCCGACAAGGCTGAAGAGGCTTCCG GCGTTACTCGACAAAGAGTTGTGATAGTAAACAAGCATGGAGAGAAGCTTGTGGGGGTCCTACATGAAACTGGTTCCAAGAAGCTTGCGATCTTGTGCCATGGATTCCGAGCCTCAAAG GATGACAAAACTTTACTTAACCTAAGTGCTGCATTAACAAGAGAACGGATCAGTGCCTTTCGCTTTGATTTTGCTGGAAATGG GGAAAGCGAAGGTGTTTTCCAGTATGGCAACTATAGAAGAGAGGCTGATGACTTACGTGCTGTAGTCTTATATTGGTCTGaacaaaaatatgaaataagtgCTATTCTTGGACACAGTAAAG GAGGAAATGTGGTGCTTTTATATGCTTCCATGTACCATGATGTCCCTATAGTCATCAATCTTTCTGGTCGATTTGCCTTAGATAGAGGCATTGAAGGTCGATTAGGCAAAGAGTTCATGCAGAGAATCAAGAAAGATGGATTTATCGATGTGAAGGACAGAACAG GAAAAGTCGAGTATCGGGTGACTGAAGAAAGTCTAATGGATCGATTAAACACAGATATGCATGCATCAAACCTCTCCATTGACCAAGAGTGCAGGTTAG GGTCTTGA
- the LOC103721532 gene encoding beta-galactosidase 8 isoform X1 → MLRGRGGGGGRTIRKRWMASKKSIKILLTLLTAITLASFAPALTPLPVLSSSRHHLSSGNARGFWIADDMFWKDGRPFQIIGGDVHYFRVLPEYWEDRLLRAKALGLNTIQTYVPWNLHEPEPQKWVFEGIADIESFLKLAQELGFLVMLRAGPYICAEWDFGGFPAWLLAIEPALKLRSSDPEFLQLVERWWGVLLPKMSPLLYENGGPIIMVQVENEFGSYGDDKKYLHHLVTLARRHLGNDIVLYTTDGGSKDALEKGTIPEEGVFSAVDFSTGDNPWPIFKLQKKYNAPGKSPALSSEFYTGWLTHWGEQIAETGASFTAAALQTILSRNGSAVLYMAHGGTNFEFFNGANTGQNESDYKADLTSYDYDAPIKESGDVDNPKFKALRRVIEKYSSVALPPVPSNNKRASYGLFKVSKIASFFEVLDTICSPMEVVEAEHPLAMESVGQMFGFVLYVTEYSQKETSSILSIPKVRDRAQVFVSCSIDDKGSPRYVGVIERWSNKALAMPKITCSSNISLFVLVENLGRVNYGPYMYDRKGILSPVILDNIVLHRWKMHPISFQRFINHSKDNPIMQVANSRINKISIQNSLKDHSSRFSFSLKESISEEPGFYKGHFYINSINQVRDTFISFRGWSKGVAFVNNFNIGRFWPLFGPQCTLYVPAPILQHGENVVVILELHAPNPDLTIELVENPDFTCGPKLHHK, encoded by the exons ATGCTTAGGGGGCGAGGGGGCGGGGGCGGGCGGACGATCCGGAAGCGCTGGATGGCGTCCAAAAAGAGCATCAAGATCCTCCTCACCCTCCTCACCGCCATCACTCTCGCCTCCTTCGCCCCCGCTCTCACCCCTCTCcccgtcctctcctcctctcgccACCATCTCTCCTCG GGCAATGCTCGAGGGTTCTGGATAGCTGATGACATGTTTTGGAAAGATGGCCGACCTTTTCAGATCATCGGCGGCGATGTGCATTATTTTCGTGTTCTTCCTGAG TACTGGGAAGATAGACTTTTAAGAGCCAAGGCACTCGGCTTGAACACCATCCAAACCTACGTTCCTTGGAATTTACATGAACCAGAACCCCAGAAATGGGTTTTTGAGGGTATTGCAGATATCGAAtcgtttttgaagcttgcacaagAATTAGGTTTTCTTGTCATGCTACGTGCAGGACCCTACATCTGTGCAG AGTGGGACTTTGGAGGTTTTCCTGCGTGGTTGCTAGCTATAGAACCAGCTCTCAAACTGAGATCATCAGATCCTGAATTCCTTCAGTTG GTCGAAAGATGGTGGGGAGTTTTGCTTCCAAAAATGTCTCCTCTACTGTATGAGAATGGGGGTCCTATTATTATGGTTCAG GTAGAAAATGAGTTTGGATCATATGGGGATGACAAGAAATATCTCCATCACCTAGTGACTTTGGCCAGAAGGCACCTTGGGAATGATATTGTTCT GTATACTACGGATGGTGGCTCTAAAGATGCACTAGAAAAGGGAACTATTCCTGAGGAGGGTGTTTTCTCAG CTGTTGATTTTTCAACTGGTGACAATCCATGGCCAATATTTAAGTTGCAGAAGAAGTACAATGCACCAGGAAAATCGCCTGCTCTATCATC GGAATTTTATACAGGATGGCTTACACATTGGGGAGAGCAGATTGCAGAAACTGGTGCCAGCTTTACAGCTGCAGCCCTGCAAACGATTTTATCTCGAAATGGTTCTGCAGTACTCTAT ATGGCTCATGGTGGAACCAATTTTGAGTTTTTCAATGGTGCAAATACTGGTCAGAATGAATCTGATTACAAGGCTGACCTCACTTCTTATGATTAT GATGCTCCAATCAAGGAGTCTGGTGATGTGGACAACCCAAAGTTCAAAG CGTTAAGAAGAGTCATTGAGAAATATAGCAGCGTAGCTCTTCCCCCAGTTCCTTCCAATAATAAGAGGGCAAGTTATGGGCTTTTTAAGGTTAGCAAAATTGCTTCCTTCTTTGAGGTCCTTGATACCATATGTTCTCCAATGGAGGTGGTTGAAGCAGAACATCCCCTTGCAATGGAGTCGGTAGGCCAG ATGTTTGGATTTGTATTATATGTGACAGAATACTCCCAAAAGGAAACAAGTAGTATTCTTTCAATTCCCAAG GTGCGTGACAGAGCCCAAGTGTTTGTTTCATGCTCAATTGATGATAAGGGAAGTCCAAGATATGTTGGTGTAATTGAAAGATGGTCAAACAAGGCACTTGCAATGCCCAAAATCACTTGCTCTTCTAACATCAGCTTATTTGTTCTG GTGGAAAATTTGGGTCGTGTAAATTATGGGCCATACATGTATGACAGGAAG GGAATACTGTCCCCAGTTATACTGGACAACATCGTTCTCCATCGGTGGAAAATGCATCCAATCTCATTTCAGAGATTTATTAATCATTCAAAAGATAATCCTATCATGCAAGTTGCCAATTCTAGAATTAATAAGATATCGATCCAGAATAGTCTGAAAGATCACTCCAGCAGGTTCTCATTTTCACTTAAAG AGAGTATTTCAGAGGAACCAGGATTTTACAAAGGTCATTTCTATATAAATTCAATAAACCAAGTTAGAGATACATTCATATCATTTCGTGGTTGGAGCAAAGGGGTTGCTTTTGTGAACAATTTCAATATTGGGAGATTTTGGCCG TTGTTTGGACCTCAGTGCACCCTTTATGTTCCTGCACCAATCCTTCAACATGGAGAAAATGTTGTG GTCATACTAGAGTTACATGCTCCCAATCCTGATCTCACTATCGAGTTGGTGGAAAATCCAGATTTTACATGTGGACCAAAACTTCATCATAAATGA
- the LOC103720291 gene encoding putative uncharacterized protein YDL057W isoform X1: protein MAQPLPSDKAEEASGVTRQRVVIVNKHGEKLVGVLHETGSKKLAILCHGFRASKDDKTLLNLSAALTRERISAFRFDFAGNGESEGVFQYGNYRREADDLRAVVLYWSEQKYEISAILGHSKGGNVVLLYASMYHDVPIVINLSGRFALDRGIEGRLGKEFMQRIKKDGFIDVKDRTGKVEYRVTEESLMDRLNTDMHASNLSIDQECRVLTVHGSEDEIVPAEDALKFAELIPNHKLQIIKGADHCYTAHQETLASVVLDFIKFDRVFLVPNGNRIAISRL, encoded by the exons ATGGCGCAGCCGCTCCCCTCCGACAAGGCTGAAGAGGCTTCCG GCGTTACTCGACAAAGAGTTGTGATAGTAAACAAGCATGGAGAGAAGCTTGTGGGGGTCCTACATGAAACTGGTTCCAAGAAGCTTGCGATCTTGTGCCATGGATTCCGAGCCTCAAAG GATGACAAAACTTTACTTAACCTAAGTGCTGCATTAACAAGAGAACGGATCAGTGCCTTTCGCTTTGATTTTGCTGGAAATGG GGAAAGCGAAGGTGTTTTCCAGTATGGCAACTATAGAAGAGAGGCTGATGACTTACGTGCTGTAGTCTTATATTGGTCTGaacaaaaatatgaaataagtgCTATTCTTGGACACAGTAAAG GAGGAAATGTGGTGCTTTTATATGCTTCCATGTACCATGATGTCCCTATAGTCATCAATCTTTCTGGTCGATTTGCCTTAGATAGAGGCATTGAAGGTCGATTAGGCAAAGAGTTCATGCAGAGAATCAAGAAAGATGGATTTATCGATGTGAAGGACAGAACAG GAAAAGTCGAGTATCGGGTGACTGAAGAAAGTCTAATGGATCGATTAAACACAGATATGCATGCATCAAACCTCTCCATTGACCAAGAGTGCAG GGTCTTGACAGTTCATGGTTCAGAAGATGAAATTGTACCAGCAGAGGATGCCTTGAAGTTTGCCGAGCTCATACCTAATCACAAGCTACAGATTATTAAAGGGGCCGACCATTGCTATACTGCACATCAGGAAACGCTGGCTTCAGTTGTACTGGACTTCATAAAATTTGATCGCGTATTCTTAGTCCCAAATGGAAATAGAATCGCAATTTCTAGATTATGA
- the LOC103721532 gene encoding beta-galactosidase 8 isoform X2, with protein MLRGRGGGGGRTIRKRWMASKKSIKILLTLLTAITLASFAPALTPLPVLSSSRHHLSSGNARGFWIADDMFWKDGRPFQIIGGDVHYFRVLPEYWEDRLLRAKALGLNTIQTYVPWNLHEPEPQKWVFEGIADIESFLKLAQELGFLVMLRAGPYICAEWDFGGFPAWLLAIEPALKLRSSDPEFLQLVERWWGVLLPKMSPLLYENGGPIIMVQVENEFGSYGDDKKYLHHLVTLARRHLGNDIVLYTTDGGSKDALEKGTIPEEGVFSAVDFSTGDNPWPIFKLQKKYNAPGKSPALSSEFYTGWLTHWGEQIAETGASFTAAALQTILSRNGSAVLYMAHGGTNFEFFNGANTGQNESDYKADLTSYDYDAPIKESGDVDNPKFKALRRVIEKYSSVALPPVPSNNKRASYGLFKMFGFVLYVTEYSQKETSSILSIPKVRDRAQVFVSCSIDDKGSPRYVGVIERWSNKALAMPKITCSSNISLFVLVENLGRVNYGPYMYDRKGILSPVILDNIVLHRWKMHPISFQRFINHSKDNPIMQVANSRINKISIQNSLKDHSSRFSFSLKESISEEPGFYKGHFYINSINQVRDTFISFRGWSKGVAFVNNFNIGRFWPLFGPQCTLYVPAPILQHGENVVVILELHAPNPDLTIELVENPDFTCGPKLHHK; from the exons ATGCTTAGGGGGCGAGGGGGCGGGGGCGGGCGGACGATCCGGAAGCGCTGGATGGCGTCCAAAAAGAGCATCAAGATCCTCCTCACCCTCCTCACCGCCATCACTCTCGCCTCCTTCGCCCCCGCTCTCACCCCTCTCcccgtcctctcctcctctcgccACCATCTCTCCTCG GGCAATGCTCGAGGGTTCTGGATAGCTGATGACATGTTTTGGAAAGATGGCCGACCTTTTCAGATCATCGGCGGCGATGTGCATTATTTTCGTGTTCTTCCTGAG TACTGGGAAGATAGACTTTTAAGAGCCAAGGCACTCGGCTTGAACACCATCCAAACCTACGTTCCTTGGAATTTACATGAACCAGAACCCCAGAAATGGGTTTTTGAGGGTATTGCAGATATCGAAtcgtttttgaagcttgcacaagAATTAGGTTTTCTTGTCATGCTACGTGCAGGACCCTACATCTGTGCAG AGTGGGACTTTGGAGGTTTTCCTGCGTGGTTGCTAGCTATAGAACCAGCTCTCAAACTGAGATCATCAGATCCTGAATTCCTTCAGTTG GTCGAAAGATGGTGGGGAGTTTTGCTTCCAAAAATGTCTCCTCTACTGTATGAGAATGGGGGTCCTATTATTATGGTTCAG GTAGAAAATGAGTTTGGATCATATGGGGATGACAAGAAATATCTCCATCACCTAGTGACTTTGGCCAGAAGGCACCTTGGGAATGATATTGTTCT GTATACTACGGATGGTGGCTCTAAAGATGCACTAGAAAAGGGAACTATTCCTGAGGAGGGTGTTTTCTCAG CTGTTGATTTTTCAACTGGTGACAATCCATGGCCAATATTTAAGTTGCAGAAGAAGTACAATGCACCAGGAAAATCGCCTGCTCTATCATC GGAATTTTATACAGGATGGCTTACACATTGGGGAGAGCAGATTGCAGAAACTGGTGCCAGCTTTACAGCTGCAGCCCTGCAAACGATTTTATCTCGAAATGGTTCTGCAGTACTCTAT ATGGCTCATGGTGGAACCAATTTTGAGTTTTTCAATGGTGCAAATACTGGTCAGAATGAATCTGATTACAAGGCTGACCTCACTTCTTATGATTAT GATGCTCCAATCAAGGAGTCTGGTGATGTGGACAACCCAAAGTTCAAAG CGTTAAGAAGAGTCATTGAGAAATATAGCAGCGTAGCTCTTCCCCCAGTTCCTTCCAATAATAAGAGGGCAAGTTATGGGCTTTTTAAG ATGTTTGGATTTGTATTATATGTGACAGAATACTCCCAAAAGGAAACAAGTAGTATTCTTTCAATTCCCAAG GTGCGTGACAGAGCCCAAGTGTTTGTTTCATGCTCAATTGATGATAAGGGAAGTCCAAGATATGTTGGTGTAATTGAAAGATGGTCAAACAAGGCACTTGCAATGCCCAAAATCACTTGCTCTTCTAACATCAGCTTATTTGTTCTG GTGGAAAATTTGGGTCGTGTAAATTATGGGCCATACATGTATGACAGGAAG GGAATACTGTCCCCAGTTATACTGGACAACATCGTTCTCCATCGGTGGAAAATGCATCCAATCTCATTTCAGAGATTTATTAATCATTCAAAAGATAATCCTATCATGCAAGTTGCCAATTCTAGAATTAATAAGATATCGATCCAGAATAGTCTGAAAGATCACTCCAGCAGGTTCTCATTTTCACTTAAAG AGAGTATTTCAGAGGAACCAGGATTTTACAAAGGTCATTTCTATATAAATTCAATAAACCAAGTTAGAGATACATTCATATCATTTCGTGGTTGGAGCAAAGGGGTTGCTTTTGTGAACAATTTCAATATTGGGAGATTTTGGCCG TTGTTTGGACCTCAGTGCACCCTTTATGTTCCTGCACCAATCCTTCAACATGGAGAAAATGTTGTG GTCATACTAGAGTTACATGCTCCCAATCCTGATCTCACTATCGAGTTGGTGGAAAATCCAGATTTTACATGTGGACCAAAACTTCATCATAAATGA
- the LOC103720271 gene encoding heterogeneous nuclear ribonucleoprotein Q-like isoform X2, producing MPRTRASAAAAKPAEPVKPLELEQQVDLDEPEDMMEEKVEYEEVEEEVEEVEEEEEEVVEEEVEEEVEEEDPEEEEEENATANETDADASGGAGDAIKVDAMKDDERDEDESGKHAELLALPPHGSEVYVGGIPHDASEEDLRSFCESVGEVTEVRVMKGKDSSENKGYAFVTFRTKELATKAIEDLNNIEFKGKQVRCSTSQAKNRLFIGNIPRNWVEDDLRMAVMNVGPGVTTVDLMKDPQNSSRNRGFAFIEYYNHACAEYSRKKMSTPKFKLDSNAPTVSWADPRSGDPSSSSQVKAVYVKNLPKNVSQDQLKKLFEHHGEITKVVLPPAKSGQEKRFGFVHFKERSMAMKALKNTERYELDGDVLECSLAKPPADKKGETASNAQKGPLLPNYLPRMGYGVMGPYGALAPGFAQPMIYGRGQTPAGMAMVPMILPDGRLGYVLPCILQATTRSSCNRTSARW from the exons ATGCCGAGGACAAGAGCAAGTGCTGCAGCTGCTAAGCCAGCTGAGCCTGTAAAGCCACTGGAGCTGGAACAGcaggttgatcttgatgaaccTGAGGATATGATGGAAGAAAAGGTTGAGTATGAAGAAGTTGAGGAGGAAGTTGAGGaagtggaagaggaagaagaggaagtggtagaggaggaggtggaggaggaagtGGAGGAAGAGGACcctgaagaggaggaagaagagaatgcAACTGCTAATGAAACTGATGCAGATGCTTCTGGTGGTGCTGGTGATGCTATAAAAGTTGATGCGATGAAAGATGATGAGAGGGATGAGGATGAAAGTGGAAAACATGCTGAACTCCTTGCACTTCCTCCTCATGGGTCTGAGGTTTATGTTGGTGGCATACCTCATGATGCATCAGAAGAAGATTTGAGAAGCTTCTGTGAGTCAGTAGGAGAGGTTACCGAG GTCAGGGTTATGAAAGGCAAGGATTCATCAGAGAATAAAGGTTATGCCTTCGTTACTTTCAGAACCAAAGAATTGGCTACAAAGGCTATTGAAGATCTGAATAATATTGAATTTAAG GGGAAGCAGGTAAGGTGCTCGACATCTCAAGCAAAAAATCGATTATTCATTGGTAACATTCCTAGAAACTGGGTGGAGGATGATTTGAGGATGGCTGTGATGAATGTTGGCCCAGGGGTCACTACTGTAGACCTGATGAAG GATCCACAAAATTCTAGCCGTAATCGTGGTTTTGCATTCATTGAGTACTACAACCATGCATGTGCGGAATATTCAAGAAAAAAGATGTCCACCCCAAAATTCAAGCTTGATTCCAATGCCCCTACAGTGAGCTGGGCTGACCCTAGGAGTGGGGATCCCTCTTCTAGTTCTCAG GTAAAGGCAGTTTATGTAAAGAATTTGCCAAAAAATGTCAGCCAAGATCAGTTGAAAAAGCTCTTTGAACACCATGGTGAAATTACAAAGGTGGTTCTGCCGCCTGCAAAGTCTGGACAGGAGAAGAGGTTTGGTTTTGTGCATTTTAAAGAGCGGTCAATGGCCATGAAGGCTCTTAAGAACACTGAAAGATATGAACTTGATG GTGATGTTCTTGAGTGCTCTCTAGCAAAGCCTCCAGCTGATAAGAAAGGTGAAACAGCGTCCAATGCTCAAAAAGGTCCTCTGTTGCCAAATTATCTTCCTCGCATGGGATACGGTGTAATGGGACCTTATGGTGCTTTAGCACCTGGTTTTGCACAG CCAATGATCTATGGAAGGGGGCAGACCCCTGCTGGCATGGCTATGGTGCCAATGATATTACCTGATGGGCGCCTTGGATATGTATT GCCATGTATCTTGCAGGCAACAACCCGGAGCAGCTGTAACCGCACCTCAGCAAGGTGGTAA